Proteins found in one Agaribacterium sp. ZY112 genomic segment:
- a CDS encoding arylsulfatase has translation MAVYRFCLIFVIAVFVAACADHKSVNTSHQSSKPNIIVFYVDDLGYGDLSSYGAKGVETPNIDQLAANGIRFTDAHTSAATCTPSRYSLLTGEYAFRNQAQVLQGDAPLLIPEDKATLASLLKKADYKTAVVGKWHLGLGNGNVDWNKKIAPGPLELGFDYSFLLPATGDRVPTVYVENHHVMNLDNDDPLFVDYQKRIGERADGLEQPELLRQAADTQHSNTIVNGISRIGWMAGAKSAEWVDEEFHEVFTEKAKRFISDNQQDPFFLFFSFHDIHVPRLPNPMFKGKSSMGPRGDAIVQMDWITGQVISHLENLDLLENSFIVFTSDNGAVLNDGYEDQALELLGQHKPNGPFNGGKYSAYEGGTRVPMIVSYPTKVSPGVSDSLMTQVDLYASVAALLNLPLASDEAIDSENTLAAWLDANKAGRETVLEQSITFSLRQGPWKYIQASEVKPNWIADKGIESGVQAKAQLYNLSKDIAETENLAEQYPDKVKAMQAEIDAIVAKQSR, from the coding sequence ATGGCGGTTTATCGTTTTTGTCTTATTTTTGTTATAGCTGTTTTTGTCGCTGCTTGTGCAGACCACAAAAGTGTCAATACAAGTCATCAGAGCTCTAAGCCAAATATCATCGTTTTTTATGTGGATGACCTTGGTTATGGTGATCTAAGCAGTTATGGGGCAAAGGGGGTCGAAACGCCTAATATTGATCAGCTCGCTGCTAATGGTATCCGTTTTACAGATGCCCATACTTCGGCAGCGACCTGCACGCCTTCACGCTACTCGTTATTAACCGGTGAATATGCTTTTCGTAATCAGGCTCAGGTTTTACAGGGGGATGCGCCTCTGCTCATTCCTGAAGATAAAGCTACCTTAGCAAGCTTACTTAAGAAGGCAGATTATAAAACGGCAGTGGTTGGTAAATGGCATCTAGGGTTGGGGAATGGAAACGTCGATTGGAATAAAAAAATTGCTCCAGGGCCCTTAGAGCTAGGTTTTGACTATAGCTTTTTATTACCTGCTACTGGCGATAGGGTGCCGACGGTGTACGTAGAAAATCATCATGTAATGAATTTAGATAACGATGATCCTTTGTTTGTCGATTATCAAAAGCGCATTGGTGAGCGTGCCGATGGCTTGGAGCAGCCGGAATTATTGCGTCAGGCTGCAGATACTCAGCATAGTAATACGATTGTTAATGGTATTAGCCGTATTGGTTGGATGGCTGGGGCTAAGTCGGCAGAATGGGTAGATGAAGAGTTCCATGAGGTATTTACTGAAAAAGCTAAGCGCTTTATCTCAGACAATCAGCAAGATCCTTTTTTCTTGTTTTTCTCTTTTCATGATATCCATGTTCCTCGTTTGCCCAACCCAATGTTCAAAGGGAAAAGTAGCATGGGCCCAAGAGGGGATGCCATTGTGCAAATGGACTGGATTACAGGCCAAGTTATTTCTCATCTAGAAAACTTGGATTTACTTGAAAATAGCTTCATCGTTTTTACCAGTGACAATGGTGCTGTTTTAAATGATGGTTATGAGGATCAAGCGCTTGAATTACTTGGCCAGCATAAACCCAATGGCCCCTTTAATGGCGGTAAATACAGCGCCTATGAGGGCGGAACACGAGTGCCCATGATTGTTTCTTACCCGACTAAAGTAAGCCCAGGTGTGAGTGATAGTTTAATGACGCAAGTTGATTTATATGCGTCTGTTGCTGCGTTGCTTAACCTGCCTTTAGCAAGTGATGAAGCTATTGACAGTGAAAACACGCTAGCAGCGTGGCTCGATGCAAATAAAGCAGGTCGTGAAACAGTATTGGAGCAGTCGATCACATTTTCTTTGCGTCAAGGCCCTTGGAAATACATTCAGGCTAGTGAAGTGAAACCTAATTGGATCGCTGATAAAGGCATTGAAAGTGGGGTTCAGGCTAAGGCCCAGTTGTATAATTTAAGTAAGGACATTGCAGAGACAGAGAATCTGGCTGAGCAATATCCTGACAAAGTAAAAGCTATGCAGGCTGAGATAGACGCTATTGTTGCTAAGCAATCACGTTAA
- a CDS encoding fasciclin domain-containing protein encodes MKLLHSPIKLVSTLMLGAALVACGGDDDDNSNDQSMMDADPMTVVDVAVENGNFTTLVATLQATGLDAVLDDPDTNFTVFAPTDAAFAALGDDTINALLADTDTLSDILLYHVISGAEVDSTAAVAAAGTKVEMANEDSIALSYVDSVLYVNTAMVTLVDVEADNGVIHVLDAVITPPAERTDTTSNIVGTAVAAGNFTTLVAALQAAGLDTVLADPDRDFTVFAPTDAAFAALPDGTVDALLADPGGDLTTILLNHVLADAEVDSITAMTLNGSSATSAADQALDIHIEDGNLYIAGAMVTTADIYTSNGIIHVIDMVITD; translated from the coding sequence ATGAAACTATTACATTCACCTATTAAACTAGTATCAACTCTTATGCTCGGTGCAGCGCTTGTTGCCTGCGGCGGGGATGATGACGACAACAGTAATGATCAGAGCATGATGGATGCTGACCCTATGACGGTTGTTGATGTTGCGGTTGAAAATGGTAACTTCACAACGCTAGTCGCGACCTTGCAAGCCACGGGGCTCGATGCTGTATTAGATGATCCCGACACTAATTTTACCGTGTTTGCACCAACCGATGCTGCCTTTGCTGCACTTGGTGATGACACAATAAATGCTTTGCTCGCGGATACAGACACCCTTAGTGACATATTGCTATACCATGTGATATCCGGCGCAGAAGTTGACTCTACTGCTGCAGTCGCTGCTGCTGGTACTAAGGTTGAAATGGCCAACGAAGATAGCATTGCTCTTTCCTATGTCGATTCCGTTCTGTACGTAAATACTGCGATGGTGACACTGGTTGATGTAGAGGCCGATAACGGTGTTATTCATGTGCTTGATGCTGTGATTACGCCGCCAGCTGAACGTACAGATACTACCAGCAATATTGTTGGCACGGCTGTAGCTGCCGGTAATTTCACAACCTTAGTTGCCGCTTTACAGGCCGCAGGTTTGGATACGGTATTGGCCGATCCTGATCGCGATTTCACAGTTTTTGCACCTACCGATGCAGCTTTTGCGGCACTTCCTGATGGCACTGTTGATGCCTTATTGGCTGACCCAGGTGGTGATTTAACTACTATTTTACTGAACCACGTATTGGCTGATGCCGAAGTCGATAGCATCACCGCCATGACACTTAATGGCTCAAGCGCAACCAGTGCTGCAGATCAGGCTTTAGATATTCATATTGAAGATGGCAATCTTTATATTGCCGGTGCGATGGTGACCACAGCGGATATTTACACCTCGAATGGAATTATTCATGTGATCGACATGGTTATTACTGATTAA
- a CDS encoding zinc ribbon domain-containing protein YjdM, producing the protein MSLPDCPECGSVYVYQDQDRLVCPECAHEWNPLIEEDRLSVKDVNGAYLDAGDKVVFIKDLKVKGSSQVLKVGTKATIKRIIDGKDHQLDCKIFGGGEMLITAKYVKKA; encoded by the coding sequence ATGTCTTTACCTGATTGTCCTGAGTGTGGTTCTGTCTATGTCTATCAAGACCAAGATCGACTTGTATGCCCTGAGTGTGCTCATGAATGGAATCCGCTAATAGAAGAAGATCGCCTAAGTGTCAAAGATGTTAATGGCGCCTATTTAGATGCGGGCGATAAAGTTGTTTTCATTAAAGACCTTAAAGTGAAAGGCAGTTCTCAGGTGCTAAAGGTCGGCACTAAAGCAACGATTAAACGAATTATTGACGGCAAGGATCATCAGCTTGATTGCAAAATTTTTGGTGGTGGTGAAATGTTAATAACGGCTAAATATGTAAAAAAGGCTTAA
- a CDS encoding alpha/beta hydrolase → MKDACYRLMSMTIHYLSSFSFVGLIVAFVFCSISLSPSLLPRPIYLQALLSSFCLLAGYGLGVLLHSLWCYLQLPELKGRGRLYLQVVVVIVCVLSYLINIFYFEQWQNSVRSLMNMSEVEDASLVYMSCMSLILSALLLSLVRLIKRAFFIIRSRLVRVLPTRLANVIGVLLLSFFVFSITNDYFIKKGVEALDEIYALADATSDQGKGLPLRHGASGSSESVIKWHEIGRQGQNFASSGPTLIDLVNLYGKEAKQPLRIYVGLRSAETYDQRADLALQEMIRINAFSRSKLIIATPTGTGWLDESAVDSLEYLHAGDTAIVAMQYSYLPSWLTLLVDPSAARESSAALYRKVHEYWSALPEQERPELYLFGLSLGALAAETSVNLATIINNPIQGALFAGAPFPSSVSPRLIRNRQVDSPAWLPVIQEASMVRFTAQENQLRNNTTWHWGEIRIVYIQYASDPMVFFSLDLLNREPDWLKGERGPDVSPDLTWYPLITFMQLLFDLPMADKVPRGSSHNYSASSYIDAWIEVTQPLLLNSEVEERVRKLFYER, encoded by the coding sequence ATGAAAGATGCTTGTTATCGTTTGATGAGTATGACTATACACTACTTAAGTAGCTTCTCTTTTGTTGGTCTGATTGTTGCATTTGTTTTTTGCTCGATATCTCTGTCTCCGTCGTTATTGCCTAGACCTATCTATTTACAGGCCCTACTTTCTTCTTTTTGCTTGCTTGCCGGTTATGGTTTGGGCGTGCTACTGCATTCTCTATGGTGTTATTTGCAGCTTCCAGAGTTGAAGGGGCGAGGGCGTCTCTATCTGCAAGTCGTTGTTGTTATTGTCTGTGTGCTTTCTTATTTAATTAATATTTTCTATTTCGAGCAATGGCAAAACTCAGTTAGAAGTTTAATGAATATGTCTGAGGTTGAAGATGCATCTTTAGTTTATATGAGCTGTATGTCACTTATTCTTTCTGCCTTATTGCTGTCTTTGGTGAGGTTGATCAAAAGGGCTTTTTTTATTATTCGATCTCGGCTTGTTCGAGTTTTACCTACACGCCTAGCCAATGTTATAGGTGTGCTACTTCTTTCATTTTTTGTATTCAGTATCACTAATGACTACTTTATAAAAAAAGGGGTAGAGGCTCTAGATGAGATCTATGCTTTGGCGGATGCTACTTCTGATCAAGGCAAAGGTCTTCCCCTTAGGCACGGTGCAAGTGGTAGCTCAGAGTCTGTAATCAAGTGGCATGAGATTGGTCGACAAGGTCAAAACTTTGCCAGCTCTGGCCCGACTCTTATTGATCTTGTTAATCTGTATGGAAAAGAAGCCAAGCAGCCACTACGTATTTATGTTGGTTTACGCTCTGCTGAAACTTATGATCAGCGTGCTGATCTTGCTTTGCAGGAGATGATACGGATAAATGCCTTCTCTCGTTCGAAATTGATTATTGCAACACCTACCGGAACGGGGTGGCTGGATGAGTCTGCTGTTGATAGTTTGGAATATTTACATGCCGGTGATACGGCAATAGTTGCAATGCAGTACTCTTATTTACCAAGTTGGTTAACTCTTTTAGTTGACCCTAGTGCGGCTAGAGAATCTTCTGCAGCACTTTATAGAAAGGTACACGAATATTGGTCGGCTCTGCCTGAGCAAGAACGTCCTGAATTATATCTCTTTGGCTTGAGCCTAGGTGCATTAGCTGCTGAAACGTCTGTTAACTTAGCTACGATTATTAATAACCCAATTCAGGGGGCTTTATTTGCTGGAGCACCTTTTCCAAGCAGTGTTTCTCCGCGACTTATACGAAATCGTCAGGTTGATTCACCTGCGTGGCTTCCGGTAATTCAAGAAGCCTCTATGGTGCGTTTTACTGCGCAAGAAAATCAGTTGCGTAATAATACGACATGGCACTGGGGAGAGATACGTATCGTCTATATTCAATACGCTAGTGACCCTATGGTTTTTTTCTCTCTCGATTTATTAAATCGTGAGCCTGACTGGTTAAAGGGGGAGCGAGGCCCAGATGTATCGCCAGATTTAACTTGGTACCCTCTGATTACGTTTATGCAGTTGTTATTTGATCTTCCTATGGCAGATAAAGTGCCACGAGGCAGTTCACACAATTATTCAGCTAGTTCGTATATTGATGCTTGGATCGAGGTGACGCAGCCATTGTTGCTGAATTCTGAGGTGGAAGAGAGGGTGCGAAAACTGTTCTATGAGCGTTAA